The following proteins are co-located in the Candida dubliniensis CD36 chromosome 3, complete sequence genome:
- a CDS encoding ATP-dependent DEAD-box RNA helicase, putative (Similar to S. cerevisiae DED1;~In S. cerevisiae: required for translation initiation of all yeast mRNAs) gives MSDINKQMNNLSVNNGANTVNNNNNNGLRGGRSQYVPPHLRNRQGGGNQSGSSSESSDVPFGGSQRGGFNSNGFNSRGGFNNGGYNNNRGGYNNGGFNNRGNFNQSFGGRGGRGGFNNGGGRYQRPTPGVGKWIDGKHEPAPRNEKLELELFGTVDDSHFQSSGINFDNYDDIPVEATGDNVPEAITSFTAPPLDELLVENIQLSRFTKPTPVQKYSVPIVAAGRDLMACAQTGSGKTGGFLFPVLSESYMKGPAPVPESNGAFSSHKVYPTTLVMAPTRELVSQIYEESKKFSYRSWVRACVVYGGADIGQQMRNMDRGCDLLVATPGRLKDLLDRGKVSLANIRYLVLDEADRMLDMGFEPQIRYIVDECDMPAVKDRQTLMFSATFPRDIQMLARDFLKDYIFLSVGRVGSTSENITQKILYVEDDEKKSVILDLLSANENGLTIVFTETKRMADNLADYLYDQGFPATAIHGDRSQYEREKALAAFKNGAAPILVATAVAARGLDIPNVSHVINYDLPSDIDDYVHRIGRTGRAGNVGIATAFFNRNNKNIVKGLVELLSEANQEVPDFLTKVAREGAFGKMGRGGRGGSSRGPSRDFRRSGNSGWGNSGNSGWGNSGNSGWGGNSSFSNTNSNGGGYHSNNQRSNFNSSGSYGNQTGANSWW, from the coding sequence ATGTctgatattaataaacaaatgaataatttgAGTGTTAACAATGGTGCTAACACAgtaaataacaacaacaacaacggtTTAAGAGGCGGTCGTTCCCAATATGTCCCACCTCATTTAAGAAACAGACAAGGTGGTGGTAATCAATCAGGTTCCTCATCAGAATCATCAGATGTTCCATTTGGAGGTTCTCAACGTGGTGGATTCAACTCAAATGGTTTCAACAGCAGAGGTGGATTCAACAATGGTGgctacaacaacaataggGGTGGCTACAACAATGGTGGTTTCAATAACAGAGGCAACTTCAATCAATCTTTTGGTGGCAGAGGCGGTAGAGGTGGTTTTAacaatggtggtggtagatACCAAAGACCAACTCCAGGTGTCGGTAAATGGATTGACGGTAAGCACGAACCAGCTCCTcgtaatgaaaaattagaattggaattatttGGTACTGTTGATGATTCTCATTTCCAATCCTCTGGTATCAACTTTGATAATTACGATGATATCCCGGTTGAAGCTACCGGTGACAATGTTCCAGAAGCTATTACTTCCTTCACTGCGCCACCATTGGACGAATTGTTGGTTGAAAATATTCAGTTGTCTAGATTCACTAAACCAACCCCAGTTCAAAAGTATTCCGTTCCAATTGTTGCAGCTGGTAGAGATTTGATGGCTTGTGCCCAAACCGGGTCCGGTAAGACCGGTGGGTTCCTTTTCCCAGTTTTATCTGAATCTTACATGAAGGGACCAGCTCCAGTTCCTGAATCAAACGGTGCCTTTTCATCGCATAAAGTTTACCCAACCACTCTTGTTATGGCACCAACTAGAGAATTAGTTTCCCAAATTTATGAAGAAAGTAAAAAATTTAGTTACAGATCATGGGTTCGTGCTTGTGTCGTTTATGGTGGTGCCGATATTGGCCAACAGATGAGAAACATGGACAGAGGTTGCGACTTGTTAGTTGCCACACCAGGTCGTCTTAAGGATTTATTGGATAGAGGCAAAGTTTCTTTAGCCAATATTAGATACTTGGTTTTGGATGAAGCTGATAGAATGTTAGATATGGGGTTTGAACCACAAATTAGATACATTGTCGATGAGTGTGACATGCCTGCTGTCAAGGATAGACAAACTTTGATGTTTTCTGCTACTTTCCCAAGAGACATTCAAATGTTGGCCCGTGATTTCTTAAAAGATTATATTTTCCTTTCTGTCGGTAGAGTTGGTTCTACTTCAGAAAATATCACCCAGAAAATCTTGTAcgttgaagatgatgaaaagaAGTCAGTTATCTTGGACTTGTTATCAGCCAATGAAAATGGATTAACTATTGTTTTCACCGAAACCAAGAGAATGGCCGACAACTTGGCCGACTACTTGTACGATCAAGGGTTCCCAGCTACTGCTATTCACGGTGACAGATCTCAATACGAAAGAGAAAAAGCTCTTGCTGCATTCAAGAATGGTGCTGCTCCTATTTTGGTTGCCACTGCCGTTGCTGCCAGAGGTTTGGATATCCCTAATGTTTCCCATGTTATCAACTATGATTTACCTAGTGATATCGATGACTATGTTCATAGAATTGGTCGTACTGGTCGTGCCGGTAACGTTGGTATTGCCACTGCCTTTTTCAAcagaaacaacaagaatattGTCAAAGGTTtagttgaattattatctgAAGCCAATCAAGAAGTCCCAGACTTTTTAACTAAAGTTGCCAGAGAAGGAGCTTTTGGTAAGATGGGTCGTGGCGGTCGTGGCGGTTCAAGCCGTGGTCCATCTAGAGATTTCAGAAGAAGTGGAAATTCCGGATGGGGCAACTCTGGTAACAGTGGCTGGGGTAACTCCGGTAACAGTGGTTGGGGTGGTAATTCATCTTTTTCCAACACTAACAGCAATGGTGGCGGATACCATAGCAATAACCAACGCTCTAACTTTAACAGCAGTGGCAGTTACGGTAATCAAACTGGTGCCAACTCCTGGTGGTAA
- a CDS encoding ATP-NADH kinase, putative (Similar to S. cerevisiae UTR1;~In S. cerevisiae: phosphorylates both NAD and NADH; active as a hexamer; enhances the activity of ferric reductase (Fre1p)): protein MSHNTQSQLSSQMKNLDTPSISINPTSTNITMPIEPEPKPQSQSQSQPDSQPEAKAEPQTIRAATFTTSGNSSSSSISTLSTDIIQPLHQLSLNNNNSTVTQPGTQSSSFQRRSNPQRFSRNQLNVYTDFGSTTSSVSSMSSSPKDFFTREPPRIHNKLICEEIASANNRAAKEVLSRLSTDELRSVKSHTELAETANGVRMLAKNLSRATIQLDVRAIMIITKARDNGLIYLTKEVVEWILGQHPQITIYVDEKLEKSKRFNPQDIITNYPNGCKKLKYWNKKLTTKNPEFFDLVITLGGDGTVLFASNLFQKIVPPILSFSLGSLGFLTNFEFSAFRTVLNKCFDSGVKANLRMRFTCRVHTDEGKLICEQQVLNELVVDRGPSPYVTHLELYGDGSLLTVAQADGLIIATPTGSTAYSLSAGGSLVHPGVSAISVTPICPHTLSFRPILLPDGMFLKVKVPSSSRATAWCSFDGKVRTELKKGYYVTIQASPFPLPTVMSSKTEYIDSVSRNLHWNIREQQKPFSSYLKPETQKSIAESERLENLHISSEQDEVNHEEHEITEDFDINYTDNERDSSSSTPSEESNEEHVNATT, encoded by the coding sequence ATGTCGCATAATACTCAAAGCCAATTGTCTTCACAAATGAAAAACTTGGATACTCCATCAATAAGCATTAACCCAACTTCAACTAACATTACCATGCCTATTGAGCCAGAACCAAAACCGCAACTGCAACTGCAACTGCAACCAGATTCACAACCAGAAGCTAAAGCGGAGCCACAAACCATACGTGCTGCTACTTTTACAACTAGTGgcaattcatcatcatcgtccATATCTACGTTATCAACAGATATCATTCAGCCACTTCATCAACTACTgttaaataataacaattcaaCTGTAACACAACCAGGAACACAAAGCTCATCATTTCAACGCCGAAGCAATCCTCAACGATTCAGTCGCAATCAACTTAATGTATACACCGACTTCGGTAGCACTACTTCATCTGTTTCCAGTATGAGCAGTTCGCCAAAAGATTTCTTTACGAGGGAGCCTCCACGGATtcataataaattgatatgTGAAGAAATTGCCTCTGCCAATAATCGAGCTGCTAAAGAAGTTTTATCTCGTTTATCTACTGATGAATTGCGTTCAGTTAAATCACATACTGAATTAGCAGAAACAGCCAATGGAGTAAGGATGCTAGCCAAGAATTTATCGCGAGCAACCATTCAATTGGATGTTAGAGCCATTATGATTATTACTAAAGCAAGAGATAATGGacttatttatttaacAAAAGAAGTTGTCGAATGGATTTTGGGTCAACATCCTCAAATAACAATTtatgttgatgaaaaattagaaaaatcGAAAAGATTTAACCCTCAAGAtattattacaaattaTCCCAATGGTtgtaaaaaattgaaatattggaataaaaaattaactACGAAAAACCCAGAATTTTTCGATTTAGTGATTACATTAGGTGGTGATGGTACTGTATTGTTTGCTTccaatttgtttcaaaaaattgtcCCTCCTAtactttcattttcattggGTTCATTAGGGTTTTTAActaattttgaatttagtGCTTTTAGAACAGTATTGAACAAATGTTTTGATTCTGGAGTTAAAGCAAATTTACGTATGCGATTCACTTGTCGCGTACACACTGATGAAGGTAAATTGATTTGTGAACAACAAGTGTTGAATGAATTGGTGGTTGATAGAGGACCTAGTCCCTATGTTACTCATTTGGAACTATACGGGGATGGATCATTGTTAACGGTTGCACAAGCTGATGGATTGATTATAGCAACCCCAACTGGTTCTACTGCTTATTCTTTATCTGCTGGTGGATCTTTAGTACACCCCGGTGTGAGTGCCATCAGCGTCACTCCAATTTGTCCCCATACCTTGTCTTTTAGACCAATACTATTACCCGATGGAATGTTTTTGAAGGTCAAAGTCCCACTGAGCAGTAGAGCCACTGCATGGTGTTCGTTTGATGGTAAAGTACGTACTGAATTGAAGAAAGGCTATTATGTCACTATTCAAGCTTCACCATTCCCATTGCCTACAGTGATGTCTTCCAAAACCGAATATATTGATTCTGTTAGTAGAAATTTACATTGGAACATCAgagaacaacaaaaaccGTTTAGTTCATATTTGAAACCGGAAACTCAAAAGAGTATTGCTGAAAGTGAGCGTTTGGAAAATTTACATATATCAAGCGAACAAGATGAGGTAAATCATGAAGAACATGAAATAACTgaagattttgatattaattACACTGACAATGAACGCGATTCTTCTAGTTCCACTCCCAGCGAGGAAAGTAATGAAGAACATGTTAATGCGACAACATAA
- a CDS encoding Golgi GDPase, putative (Similar to S. cerevisiae GDA1;~In S. cerevisiae: guanosine diphosphatase located in the Golgi, involved in the transport of GDP-mannose into the Golgi lumen by converting GDP to GMP after mannose is transferred its substrate) has product MINPRNLRLIIAVIGLVGIFAFFASSQHSLVDRTALQVNKPASNSPNVPPPPPAAAVPPPQKEMEGNQKQLEDENGDEKNTLQGTSHTGTKPPYEKVDGKSNKVLADKLDTSKNSKPNQQQQQYTQKGEPKVEESSKNKITAPEEVSMENGKCNDVDYVVMIDAGSTGSRVHVYEFNTCVKPPQLLSEKFEMLKPGLSSFDTDTVGAAKSLDPLLDVALAKVPKNKQACTPVAVKATAGLRLLGEAKSKAILDEVRSHLEKDYPFAVVPGDGISIMDGKDEGVYAWVTANYLLGNIGGKEKLPTAAVFDLGGGSTQIVFEPDYKVEEVPVDGETKYHFTFGDNQYTLYQFSHLGYGLMQGRNKVNQLILKNKLPELKLQKYTKKEIKGAKAIVEVNNPCIPPGVIAKDVQVELGEDEFYVVNMKGPSSKDSTLAGGSQCRYLAEKVLNKDAECTSKPCSFNGVHQPSLTRTFNKNSDMYVFSYFYDRTNPIGMPSSFSVEELKDLSKLVCQGETFWKDILLDDHVKNLNEEPQWCLDLSFITAMLHTGYDIPLHRELKTAKTIDNNELGWCLGASLPLLDKNNAKWTCRIDKTE; this is encoded by the coding sequence ATGATAAACCCTAGGAATTTACGATTGATTATTGCGGTCATTGGGCTTGTTGGTATATTCGCATTCTTTGCCAGTTCACAACATTCCCTAGTTGACCGTACTGCTTTACAAGTTAACAAACCAGCATCAAACTCACCAAATgttcctcctcctcctcccgCTGCTGCtgtaccaccaccacaaaaGGAAATGGAAggaaaccaaaaacaattagAGGACGAAAATggtgatgaaaaaaatacgTTACAAGGAACTTCTCATACTGGTACGAAACCACCGTATGAAAAAGTTGATGGTAAATCAAACAAAGTCTTGGCCGATAAGCTAGACACTTCTAAGAACTCTaaaccaaatcaacaacaacaacagtacACCCAAAAGGGAGAACCAAAAGTAGAAGAGTCAtctaaaaacaaaatcacCGCCCCAGAAGAAGTGTCTATGGAAAATGGGAAATGTAATGACGTTGATTATGTTGTGATGATTGATGCTGGTTCAACTGGATCAAGAGTTCATGTTTATGAATTTAATACATGTGTTAAACCACCGCAATTATTAAGTGAGAAATTTGAAATGTTAAAACCAGGTTTGAGTTCTTTTGATACCGACACAGTTGGTGCTGCCAAATCATTAGATCCATTATTAGACGTGGCTTTAGCTAAAGTCcctaaaaataaacaagcTTGTACACCTGTTGCTGTCAAAGCAACTGCTGGATTAAGATTATTAGGAGAAGCCAAATCTAAGGCCATTTTGGATGAAGTTAGATCTCATTTAGAAAAAGATTATCCATTTGCGGTAGTTCCTGGAGATGGTATTTCTATTATGGATGGTAAAGATGAAGGTGTTTATGCTTGGGTCACTGccaattatttattaggGAACATTGGTggtaaagaaaaattaccAACTGCTGCTGTGTTTGATTTAGGGGGTGGATCTACTCAAATTGTATTTGAACCGGATTACAAAGTTGAAGAAGTTCCAGTTGATGGTGAGACCAAGTACCATTTCACATTTGGTGACAATCAATACACTTTATATCAATTCTCTCATTTAGGTTATGGATTAATGCAAGGCAGAAATAAggtcaatcaattgattttgaagaaCAAGTTGccagaattgaaattacaAAAGTATACCAAAAAGGAAATTAAAGGTGCCAAAGCTATTGTTGAAGTCAACAATCCATGTATTCCACCTGGTGTTATTGCAAAGGACGTTCAAGTTGAATTAGGAGAAGATGAGTTTTATGTGGTTAACATGAAGGGGCCATCTTCAAAGGATTCCACATTAGCTGGTGGTTCTCAATGCAGATATCTTGCAGAAAAGGTATTGAACAAAGATGCCGAATGTACTTCAAAGCCATGCTCTTTCAATGGGGTACACCAACCATCATTAACCCGTACTTTCAACAAGAATTCTGATATGTACGTTTTCTCATATTTTTATGACCGTACTAATCCAATTGGAATGCCATCGTCATTTAgtgttgaagaattgaaagattTAAGTAAACTAGTGTGTCAAGGAGAAACTTTTTGGAAAGATATTTTATTGGATGATCACGTTAAGAACTTGAATGAAGAACCCCAATGGTGTCTTGATTTATCATTCATAACTGCCATGTTGCACACTGGTTATGACATTCCTTTACATAGAGAATTGAAAACCGCTAAAACTATTGATAACAATGAATTGGGTTGGTGTTTGGGAGCTTCTTTACCATTGTTGGATAAGAATAATGCAAAATGGACATGTAGAATAGATAAAACTGAATAA
- a CDS encoding zinc finger protein, putative, translating to MPPLDSPSSNTEGTPTSNDDQVTPKKRSHSTSSRVRKKKRTLGVFPCTHCDKVFTRSDHLARHNLNHEPKEVYVCDFIIDYHGSKSKCGKTFVRKDLKERHIRRHHELANLAKKSEGINNKALKKRKGSTSSNTSTSSTAGMHISNILDDRLPPPSPSPSQVQAQRQAQQSDTPTSRNHSIKLDASPKYANMVQHNSLQSQTQSDIRMSTNGLPQDQKSSQSISNSIPVIPSQQSSPGYPTTIQASNFIHNQNDFNNFSNFTNLNNLNTLYKSYGTTIPQNDILSWLFNDSPQGNSLVHSSPEAQQAIPRKPSHPLPPLQEQEVQNQVPLTAQFQPIPSPYGGSQFSPMADQIQSSLPMPISSTLSNGIPNYPFDMGAFSNGYGADVNIFSTDDNPLDNILYKNHHNLQNSNQLVGAGKDESLRSIGVSISSASPTNTVESSNDNTTENAQEEEHAFLNHREKNISTNRNCFIESSILENMLQSIGLSRQELPFDNNCQLEHRFSFYLYSYWKHFHSQFSILHKPSFDTKSAEPLLLIAMVSLGACYSFPENALLLAKESKKSSEFKFALQLAKPLRFAIFEHEDFKSPVRLWILQSLNMLEWVEKNFLTRRMHERAHLHHGTTAQLLRRSPLLGGNPTHRKKAHANSTSSSAGEESELEDRNNTNDTTDNDLFDKWVESEGMKRITFMTFYLDIIDFIKFRHNPQILFYQLQLLNLPCDDEHLWESTEVNGSFKKVVRRQRKLQDSNITTSLTISNKKKKAKTDNFLAALKKILKSDKLTELKNKSIFCQKILMAGLISLMHQMQQSELQNSSSLLTIHNSNNNSKIWKEMLVRSFDNWNFEIMQTFKRSNNMGISMYSVPNSNVAFPIFYLTQIIGLPEINHYDIAIFTGSPANQSVDATLKDHFMVQQKLNNIWSKNNKNIENIRGIFYCYLFLWTLMIDENGNKLDWNPNCDYYDTVNAVSTATLVLWSYCFTVGGLESNKYIDENSATDPTICAEDGYDYLSRIMSTLLASQQSDKVNFGSVAKYCEVLQQISNKQNISGLCFLMARKLMMSQWEVLREHAKLILNCGYRSIGKRNVLCADLFDNEFQ from the coding sequence ATGCCGCCGCTTGACTCACCTTCATCTAACACAGAAGGCACCCCAACTAGCAACGATGATCAAGTAACTCCCAAGAAGAGACTGCATTCCACTAGTTCTAGAGtcagaaagaaaaagcGGACTCTAGGGGTGTTTCCCTGCACGCATTGTGATAAAGTTTTCACTCGATCGGACCATTTGGCCAGAcataatttaaatcatgAACCCAAAGAAGTTTATGTTTGTGACTTCATTATCGATTATCATGGATCAAAGTCGAAATGTGGCAAGACTTTTGTAAGGAAAgatttaaaagaaagacaTATAAGAAGACATCACGAATTGGCGAACTTGGCAAAAAAATCTGAAGGCATTAACAATAAAGctttaaagaaaagaaaaggaagtACTAGTAGCAATACTAGCACGTCACTGACTGCTGGAATGCATATATCTAATATACTAGATGATCGATTACCCCCACCCTCACCCTCTCCCTCACAGGTACAAGCACAAAGACAAGCACAACAATCTGATACCCCTACTTCAAGGAACCACAGTATAAAGCTTGATGCTTCACCGAAATATGCTAACATGGTTCAACACAATTCTTTACAGTCACAAACTCAATCAGATATACGGATGTCTACCAACGGTTTACCGCAAGATCAGAAACTGCTGCAGAgcatttcaaattcaataccTGTTATTCCTTCACAACAGTCATCTCCAGGATATCCGACCACTATCCAAGCAAGCAATTTTATTCATAACCAAAAcgatttcaacaatttcagCAATTTTACTAATTTAAACAACTTGAATACGTTATATAAATCATATGGCACAACTATTCCTCAGAATGACATATTGTCATGGCTATTCAATGACTCTCCTCAAGGAAACTCTTTAGTACATTCTTCTCCAGAAGCACAGCAAGCAATACCGAGAAAGCCTTCACATCCACTTCCTCCCTtgcaagaacaagaagttCAAAATCAAGTTCCATTGACTGCTCAATTCCAACCAATCCCATCTCCATATGGAGGTTCTCAGTTTTCACCCATGGCAGACCAAATTCAATCGAGTCTTCCAATGCCCATTTCGTCTACATTAAGTAATGGAATCCCGAATTACCCATTTGATATGGGCGCGTTTTCAAATGGATATGGTGCTGATGTTAACATATTTCTGACCGATGACAACCCTTTAGATAATATATTGTACAAGAATCATCACAACCttcaaaattcaaatcagcTTGTTGGAGCTGGCAAAGATGAATCCTTGCGCAGCATTGGGGTGAGTATATCATCGGCATCTCCTACAAACACAGTTGAATCCAGTAATGATAACACCACAGAAAATGctcaagaagaagaacatgCTTTTCTCAATCATAGAGAGAAGAATATTTCGACAAATAGAAATTGCTTTATTGAATCAAGTATTTTAGAAAACATGTTACAATCAATTGGACTTTCACGTCAAGAATTACCTTTTGACAATAATTGCCAACTAGAACATagattttcattttatctATACCTGTACTGGAAACATTTCCATTCAcagttttcaatattgCATAAACCATCCTTTGATACGAAATCTGCAGAAccattattgttaataGCAATGGTTTCATTAGGTGCTTGTTACAGTTTCCCCGAAAATGCCCTTTTGTTAGCAAAAGAATCTAAGAAATCCTCCGAGTTCAAATTTGCATTACAATTAGCAAAACCACTAAGGTTTGCCATATTTGAACATGAGGATTTCAAGTCGCCAGTAAGATTATGGATTTTACAAAGTTTAAACATGTTAGAATGGGTCGAGAAAAACTTTCTAACCAGAAGAATGCACGAGCGCGCTCATTTGCATCATGGGACGACAGCCCAATTACTACGAAGAAGCCCGTTATTGGGTGGGAATCCTACCCATCGCAAAAAAGCTCATGCTAATAGTACATCGTCTAGTGCTGGTGAGGAAAGTGAATTGGAAGACAGGAACAACACTAATGATACAACAGATAACGATTTATTTGACAAGTGGGTAGAGTCTGAAGGTATGAAGCGTATAACGTTTATGACCTTTTATTTGGACATTATCGATTTCATCAAGTTTAGACACAATCCTCAAATTTTGTTCTATCAATtgcaattgttgaatttacCATGTGACGATGAGCATCTTTGGGAACTGACCGAAGTTAATGGATCGTTTAAAAAAGTTGTTCGAAGGCAACGCAAATTACAAGATAGCAACATTACTACATCTCTTACCATCtccaataaaaagaaaaaggcCAAAACTGATAATTTTTTGGCtgcattgaaaaaaattttgaaatctgATAAATTGACTGAACTCAAGAATAAATCTATATTTTGCCAAAAGATACTTATGGCAGGGCTAATATCATTAATGCATCAGATGCAACAAAGTGAACTACAGAACAGTTCTTCATTATTGACAATTCATAattccaacaacaatagcaaGATTTGGAAAGAGATGTTAGTCAGatcatttgataattggaattttgaaatcatgCAAACTTTCAAACGTTCCAACAATATGGGAATTTCCATGTATAGTGTACCCAACAGTAATGTCGCATTCCCcatattttatttgacACAAATAATTGGGTTACCGGAAATCAATCATTATGACATTGCCATATTTACTGGTTCACCAGCTAATCAAAGTGTGGATGCTACTCTTAAAGATCATTTTATGgttcaacaaaaattgaataacaTTTGGtccaaaaataataaaaatatagaAAACATTCGTGGTATCTTTTATTGTTACCTTTTCCTTTGGACGTTGATGATAGACGaaaatggtaataaatTAGATTGGAATCCAAATTGTGACTATTATGATACAGTCAATGCAGTGAGCACAGCTACTTTAGTTTTATGGAGTTATTGTTTCACAGTTGGAGGATTAGAAAGCAATAAATATATCGATGAAAATTCTGCTACAGATCCAACAATTTGTGCTGAAGATGGATATGATTACTTATCAAGAATTATGTCCACTTTGTTGGCATCACAGCAATCGGATAAAGTCAATTTTGGTCTGGTTGCAAAATATTGTGAAGTCCTACAACAGATTtccaataaacaaaacatCAGCGGCTTGTGTTTTCTAATGGCTagaaaattaatgatgagTCAATGGGAAGTACTTAGGGAGCACGCGAAATTAATCCTCAATTGCGGATACCGATCCATCGGTAAAAGAAATGTTCTATGTGCTGATCTATTTGACAATGAGTTTCAATAG
- a CDS encoding ribosome biogenesis protein NSA2 (Similar to S. cerevisiae NSA2;~In S. cerevisiae: contributes to processing of the 27S pre-rRNA): MPQNEYIEQHIKKHGRRLDYEERKRKKEAREGHRVAKDAQTLKGWRAKQFAKKRYAEKVAMKKKIKAHQESKVKGPSTPKAEDGEALPTYLLDRQTNNTAKAISSSIKQKRLEKADKFQVPLPKVKGISEEEMFKVVKTGKSKSKSWKRMITKHTFVGEGFTRRPVKMERIIRPAALRQKKANVTHPELGVTVFLPILGVKKNPQSPMYTQLGVLTKGTIIEVNVSELGLVTAGGKVVWGKYAQITNEPDRDGCVNAVLLV; this comes from the coding sequence ATGCCACAAAATGAGTATATTGAACAGCATATAAAGAAGCATGGGAGGAGGTTAGACtatgaagaaagaaagagaaagaaggAAGCCAGAGAGGGACACAGGGTGGCCAAGGATGCACAGACATTGAAAGGTTGGAGAGCCAAACAATTTGCTAAGAAGAGATACGCTGAAAAAGTTGCcatgaaaaagaagatcAAGGCACACCAAGAAAGTAAAGTCAAGGGTCCATCGACACCAAAGGCCGAAGATGGTGAGGCCTTGCCAACGTATTTATTGGATCGTCAAACTAACAACACGGCCAAGGCAATTTCAAGTTCGATTAAACAAAAACGTTTAGAAAAAGCTGATAAATTCCAAGTCCCATTGCCTAAAGTCAAAGGTATTTCCGAAGAGGAAATGTTCAAAGTGGTCAAAACCGGGAAGTCCAAGTCCAAGTCGTGGAAGAGAATGATTACCAAGCATACTTTTGTTGGTGAAGGGTTCACTCGTAGACCAGTGAAAATGGAGAGAATCATCCGTCCAGCTGCATTAAGACAAAAGAAGGCTAATGTTACTCATCCAGAACTTGGGGTAACAGTGTTTCTACCTATATTGGGGGTGAAAAAGAACCCGCAATCTCCAATGTATACACAGTTGGGTGTTTTAACAAAAGGTACGATTATAGAGGTCAACGTGTCGGAATTGGGGTTGGTTACTGCTGGAGGTAAAGTTGTTTGGGGTAAATATGCTCAAATTACCAATGAACCAGATAGAGATGGGTGTGTAAATGCTGTGTTATTAGTATAA